One segment of Salvelinus fontinalis isolate EN_2023a chromosome 12, ASM2944872v1, whole genome shotgun sequence DNA contains the following:
- the LOC129866660 gene encoding vesicle transport protein GOT1B, which produces MISLTDSQKIGMGLTGFGVFFLFFGMILFFDKALLAIGNILFVAGLSFVIGLERTFKFFFQRHKFKATSFFLGGVLVVLIGWPIIGVVLEIYGFFLLFRGFFPVAVGFIRRVPVLGSILNLPGISGFVDKVGESNNMV; this is translated from the exons AAATCGGGATGGGGTTGACAGGCTTTGGCGTGTTCTTCCTCTTCTTTGGGATGATCCTGTTTTTTGACAAGGCTCTTCTTGCCAttggaaat atattGTTTGTAGCAGGCCTATCCTTTGTCATCGGCTTGGAGCGTACCTTCAAATTCTTCTTCCAGAGACACAAATTTAAAGCCACCAGTTTCTTCCTGGGGGGTGTGCTGGTGGTTCTGATTGGCTGGCCTATCATTGGAGTGGTGCTGGAGATCTATGGCTTCTTCCTCTTATTCCG GGGCTTCTTCCCAGTGGCAGTAGGCTTCATTAGGAGGGTGCCTGTCCTCGGGTCCATACTGAACCTCCCAGGGATTAGTGGA TTTGTGGACAAAGTCGGCGAGAGCAACAATATGGTATAA